In Nicotiana tabacum cultivar K326 chromosome 17, ASM71507v2, whole genome shotgun sequence, one DNA window encodes the following:
- the LOC107760972 gene encoding tRNA (guanine(26)-N(2))-dimethyltransferase 2 isoform X1: MGAENKTDEEKQNGDGTLFDLNDYTIIKEGDAEILMHAKNEVFYNKTQVNNRDMSIAVLRTFISQRKQEHEAMLARRRTKAGNKVPDAKAEIPDDSVQHNGESKDGSEVLEDTSHNESCSKPEEETKNLWGKGREELKPPRVLEALSASGLRALRYAREVEGISQVVALDNDKASVEACRRNIKFNGSVACSKVESHLADARVYMLTHPKEFDVVDLDPYGAPSVFLDSAVQSVADGGMLMCTATDMAVLCGGNGEVCHSKYGSYPLRGKYCHEMALRILLASIESHANRYKRYIVPVLSVQMDFYVRVFVRIYTSASDMKSTPLKLSYVYQCTGCDSFHLQPVGRTVSKNNSVRYLPGFGPAISQECSDCGKKFNMGGPIWSAPIHDQEWVAAILADVKSMKDRYPAYERISAVLTTVSEELPDIPLFLSLHNLCATLKCTSPSAVIFRSAVINAGYRISGTHVNPLGLKTDAPMDVIWDIMRCWIKNHPVKAQPSDQAGSVILAKEPVLQANFSRAVASLSKAQAKKVARFLPNPERHWGPKLRAGRQITSKHVSLLGPKALNGINNHENGDGSNHEDDEEPAAKRKKTEESDS, from the exons ATGGGGGCTGAGAACAAAACTGATGAAGAGAAGCAGAACGGAGACGGCACATTATTTGATCTCAATGATTACACCATCATCAAAGAAGGAGATGCTGAGATTCTTATGCATGCTAAAAATGAAGTCTTTTACAACAAAACTCAG GTGAATAACAGAGATATGTCTATAGCTGTTTTGAGGACCTTTATATCACAACGAAAGCAGGAGCATGAAGCAATGTTGGCCAGGCGACGAACCAAGGCTGGAAATAAGGTACCTGATGCTAAAGCGGAAATCCCAGATGATTCAGTGCAGCATAATGGTGAATCCAAGGATGGATCTGAAGTCTTGGAAGACACATCCCATAATGAATCATGTAGCAAACCAGAGGAAGAGACTAAAAACCTATGGGGAAAAGGCCGAGAAGAACTAAAGCCTCCACGAGTTCTCGAG GCTCTCTCAGCTTCTGGGTTGAGGGCTTTAAGGTATGCGCGTGAAGTAGAAGGAATTAGTCAGGTTGTGGCCCTTGACAATGATAAAG CCTCTGTGGAAGCTTGCAGGAGAAACATAAAATTTAATGGTTCAGTAGCATGCTCTAAGGTGGAGTCTCACCTTGCTGATGCAAGAGTTTATATGCTTACCCACCCAAAAGAATTTGATGTG GTTGATCTTGATCCTTATGGAGCACCTTCTGTGTTCCTGGACTCAGCAGTTCAATCTGTTGCTGATGGAGGGATGTTGATGTGTACCGCTACTGATATGGCAGTGTTATGTGGAGGAAATGGAGAAGTTTGCCATTCCAA ATATGGCTCCTATCCTTTGAGAGGAAAATATTGCCATGAAATGGCTTTGCGCATCCTTCTTGCGTCTATTGAG AGCCATGCAAATCGATATAAAAGATATATAGTTCCGGTATTATCTGTTCAGATGGATTTCTATGTTCGTGTTTTTGTTCGTATATACAC TTCTGCAAGTGATATGAAAAGCACTCCTTTGAAGCTCTCATATGTCTATCAGTGCACTGGCTGTGACTCCTTCCATCTTCAGCCAGTTGGGAGGACTGTCTCAAAG AACAACAGTGTCAGATACCTCCCTGGATTTGGCCCTGCCATTTCTCAAGAGTGCAGTGATTGTGGTAAAAAATTCAACATGGGTGGACCCATCTGGTCTGCCCCCATCCATGATCAAGAATGGGTAGCTGCCATTCTCGCAGATGTGAAGTCAATGAAGGATCGCTATCCTGCTTATGAGCGAATCTCTGCTGTGTTGACAACTGTCTCGGAG GAATTACCTGATATTCCTCTGTTTCTGAGTCTGCACAATCTCTGTGCGACGCTGAAATGCACGTCTCCCTCAGCAGTAATATTTCGCTCTGCTGTGATCAATGCAGGATATCGCATATCAGGGACTCATGTGAATCCTTTGGGGTTGAAAACAGATGCTCCTATGGATGTCATTTGGGATATCATGCGTTGCTGG ATTAAAAATCATCCTGTGAAAGCTCAACCATCTGACCAAGCTGGAAGTGTGATTCTTGCTAAGGAACCTGTACTGCAG GCTAATTTTTCTCGGGCTGTTGCATCCCTTAGCAAGGCACAGGCGAAGAAGGTTGCTCGTTTCCTCCCTAATCCGGAAAGGCATTGGGGTCCAAAACTAAGGGCAGGCCGACAGATCACCAGCAAGCACGTGTCTCTTTTGGGTCCCAAAGCTTTGAATGGAATTAACAACCATGAGAATGGTGATGGTAGCAACCATGAGGATGATGAGGAGCCTGCAGCCAAGCGTAAGAAGACCGAAGAATCTGATTCATAA
- the LOC107760972 gene encoding tRNA (guanine(26)-N(2))-dimethyltransferase 1 isoform X2 has translation MGAENKTDEEKQNGDGTLFDLNDYTIIKEGDAEILMHAKNEVFYNKTQVNNRDMSIAVLRTFISQRKQEHEAMLARRRTKAGNKVPDAKAEIPDDSVQHNGESKDGSEVLEDTSHNESCSKPEEETKNLWGKGREELKPPRVLEALSASGLRALRYAREVEGISQVVALDNDKASVEACRRNIKFNGSVACSKVESHLADARVYMLTHPKEFDVVDLDPYGAPSVFLDSAVQSVADGGMLMCTATDMAVLCGGNGEVCHSKYGSYPLRGKYCHEMALRILLASIESHANRYKRYIVPVLSVQMDFYVRVFVRIYTSASDMKSTPLKLSYVYQCTGCDSFHLQPVGRTVSKNNSVRYLPGFGPAISQECSDCGKKFNMGGPIWSAPIHDQEWVAAILADVKSMKDRYPAYERISAVLTTVSEELPDIPLFLSLHNLCATLKCTSPSAVIFRSAVINAGYRISGTHVNPLGLKTDAPMDVIWDIMRCWIKNHPVKAQPSDQAGSVILAKEPVLQANFSRAVASLSKAQAKKVARFLPNPERHWGPKLRAGRQITSKHVSLLGPKALNGINNHENGDGSNHEDDEEPAAKQ, from the exons ATGGGGGCTGAGAACAAAACTGATGAAGAGAAGCAGAACGGAGACGGCACATTATTTGATCTCAATGATTACACCATCATCAAAGAAGGAGATGCTGAGATTCTTATGCATGCTAAAAATGAAGTCTTTTACAACAAAACTCAG GTGAATAACAGAGATATGTCTATAGCTGTTTTGAGGACCTTTATATCACAACGAAAGCAGGAGCATGAAGCAATGTTGGCCAGGCGACGAACCAAGGCTGGAAATAAGGTACCTGATGCTAAAGCGGAAATCCCAGATGATTCAGTGCAGCATAATGGTGAATCCAAGGATGGATCTGAAGTCTTGGAAGACACATCCCATAATGAATCATGTAGCAAACCAGAGGAAGAGACTAAAAACCTATGGGGAAAAGGCCGAGAAGAACTAAAGCCTCCACGAGTTCTCGAG GCTCTCTCAGCTTCTGGGTTGAGGGCTTTAAGGTATGCGCGTGAAGTAGAAGGAATTAGTCAGGTTGTGGCCCTTGACAATGATAAAG CCTCTGTGGAAGCTTGCAGGAGAAACATAAAATTTAATGGTTCAGTAGCATGCTCTAAGGTGGAGTCTCACCTTGCTGATGCAAGAGTTTATATGCTTACCCACCCAAAAGAATTTGATGTG GTTGATCTTGATCCTTATGGAGCACCTTCTGTGTTCCTGGACTCAGCAGTTCAATCTGTTGCTGATGGAGGGATGTTGATGTGTACCGCTACTGATATGGCAGTGTTATGTGGAGGAAATGGAGAAGTTTGCCATTCCAA ATATGGCTCCTATCCTTTGAGAGGAAAATATTGCCATGAAATGGCTTTGCGCATCCTTCTTGCGTCTATTGAG AGCCATGCAAATCGATATAAAAGATATATAGTTCCGGTATTATCTGTTCAGATGGATTTCTATGTTCGTGTTTTTGTTCGTATATACAC TTCTGCAAGTGATATGAAAAGCACTCCTTTGAAGCTCTCATATGTCTATCAGTGCACTGGCTGTGACTCCTTCCATCTTCAGCCAGTTGGGAGGACTGTCTCAAAG AACAACAGTGTCAGATACCTCCCTGGATTTGGCCCTGCCATTTCTCAAGAGTGCAGTGATTGTGGTAAAAAATTCAACATGGGTGGACCCATCTGGTCTGCCCCCATCCATGATCAAGAATGGGTAGCTGCCATTCTCGCAGATGTGAAGTCAATGAAGGATCGCTATCCTGCTTATGAGCGAATCTCTGCTGTGTTGACAACTGTCTCGGAG GAATTACCTGATATTCCTCTGTTTCTGAGTCTGCACAATCTCTGTGCGACGCTGAAATGCACGTCTCCCTCAGCAGTAATATTTCGCTCTGCTGTGATCAATGCAGGATATCGCATATCAGGGACTCATGTGAATCCTTTGGGGTTGAAAACAGATGCTCCTATGGATGTCATTTGGGATATCATGCGTTGCTGG ATTAAAAATCATCCTGTGAAAGCTCAACCATCTGACCAAGCTGGAAGTGTGATTCTTGCTAAGGAACCTGTACTGCAG GCTAATTTTTCTCGGGCTGTTGCATCCCTTAGCAAGGCACAGGCGAAGAAGGTTGCTCGTTTCCTCCCTAATCCGGAAAGGCATTGGGGTCCAAAACTAAGGGCAGGCCGACAGATCACCAGCAAGCACGTGTCTCTTTTGGGTCCCAAAGCTTTGAATGGAATTAACAACCATGAGAATGGTGATGGTAGCAACCATGAGGATGATGAGGAGCCTGCAGCCAAGC AGTGA
- the LOC107760974 gene encoding putative UDP-arabinopyranose mutase 1 yields the protein MAATAPPLKDELDIVIPTIRNLDFLEMWRPFFEQYHLIIVQDGDPSKTIKVPDGFDYELYNRNDINKILGPRASCISFKDSACRCFGYMVSKKKYIYTIDDDCFVAKDPSGKDINALEQHIKNLLCPSTPYFFNTLYDPFRDGADFVRGYPFSLREGVPTAVSHGLWLNIPDYDAPTQLVKPLERNTRYVDMVLTIPKGTLFPMCGMNLAFDRDLIGPAMYFGLMGDGQPIGRYDDMWAGWCCKVICDHMGLGIKTGLPYIYHSKASNPFVNLKKEYNGIFWQEEIIPFFQNLNLSKESTTVQKCYVEMAKQVNEKLGKIDPYFVKLADAMVTWIEAWDELNPATKDSAKIPNGASK from the exons ATGGCTGCAACTGCACCCCCACTGAAAGATGAGCTAGACATTGTGATTCCCACAATTAGAAACCTTGATTTTCTTGAAATGTGGAGGCCTTTTTTTGAGCAATACCATCTTATTATTGTCCAAGATGGTGACCCTTCTAAGACCATTAAGGTCCCTGATGGTTTTGATTATGAGCTCTATAATCGAAATGACATTAACAAGATCTTAGGTCCTAGGGCCTCTTGCATTTCATTCAAGGACTCTGCTTGTCGCTGCTTTGGTTACATGGTCTCCAAGAAGAAGTATATCTACACCATTGACGATGATTGCTTC GTTGCTAAGGACCCAAGTGGGAAAGACATCAACGCGCTGGAACAGCATATAAAGAACCTTCTTTGCCCATCAACTCCTTATTTCTTCAACACTCTGTATGATCCCTTCAGAGATGGCGCAGATTTTGTGCGTGGTTACCCTTTCAGCCTACGTGAGGGCGTGCCAACAGCAGTCTCACATGGCCTCTGGCTCAATATCCCTGATTATGATGCACCTACCCAACTTGTCAAGCCTCTCGAGAGGAACACTAG GTATGTTGATATGGTGTTGACCATCCCAAAGGGTACTCTCTTCCCAATGTGTGGTATGAATCTGGCATTTGATCGTGATCTTATTGGTCCAGCTATGTACTTTGGACTCATGGGAGATGGCCAGCCTATTGGACGCTACGATGATATGTGGGCTGGTTGGTGCTGCAAG GTTATATGTGATCACATGGGATTGGGAATCAAGACTGGATTACCCTACATTTACCACAGCAAGGCTAGCAATCCATTTGTAAACTTGAAGAAAGAGTACAATGGGATATTCTGGCAAGAAGAAATCATTCCATTTTTCCAGAATTTGAACCTCTCCAAAGAATCTACTACTGTCCAGAAGTGCTATGTGGAAATGGCCAAACAGGTTAATGAAAAACTTGGCAAAATTGATCCTTATTTTGTGAAGCTTGCTGATGCTATGGTCACTTGGATTGAAGCTTGGGATGAACTCAATCCTGCTACTAAAGACTCTGCCAAGATTCCCAATGGCgcttccaaataa
- the LOC107760973 gene encoding cytochrome P450 85A1: MAFFLVFLAFFFGLCIFSTALLRWNQVKYNNKSLPPGTMGWPLFGETTEFLKLGPSFMKNQRARFGSFFKSHILGCPTIVSMDSELNRYILVNEAKGLVPGYPQSMLDILGKCNIAAVHGSAHKYMRGALLSLISPTMIRDQLLPKIDEFMRSHLTNWDNKVIDIQEKTNKMAFLSSLKQIAGIESTSLAQEFMPEFFKLVLGTLSLPINLPNTNYGRGLQARKIIVSLLRTLIEERRASKEIQHDMLGYLMNEEANRYKLTDDEMIDLIITILYSGYETVSTTSMMAVKYLHDHPKVLEELRKEHLAIREKKKPEDPIDYNDYKAMRFTRAVILETSRLATIVNGVLRKTTQDMEINGYIIPKGWRIYVYTRELNYDPRLYPDPFAFNPWRWLDKSLENKNSFLVFGGGTRQCPGKELGVAEISTFLHYFVTKYKWEEVGGDKLMKFPRVEAPNGLRIRVSTY, translated from the exons ATGGCTTTCTTCTTAGTTTTTCTTGCTTTCTTTTTTGGGCTGTGCATTTTTAGTACTGCTTTATTGAGATGGAATCAGGTCAAATATAACAACAAAAGCTTGCCTCCTGGTACTATGGGTTGGCCACTTTTTGGTGAGACTACAGAATTTCTTAAGCTAGGCCCAAGCTTCATGAAAAACCAAAGAGCCAG ATTTGGGAGTTTTTTCAAATCACACATACTTGGGTGTCCAACAATAGTATCAATGGATTCAGAGTTAAATAGATACATATTGGTGAACGAGGCAAAAGGACTGGTCCCAGGATATCCACAGTCGATGTTAGACATATTAGGAAAATGCAATATTGCAGCTGTACATGGTTCTGCTCACAAGTACATGAGGGGTGCATTGTTATCTCTTATTAGCCCTACTATGATCAGAGACCAACTTTTGCCTAAAATTGATGAGTTTATGAGATCCCACTTGACCAATTGGGATAACAAAGTCATTGACATTCAAGAAAAAACCAATAAG ATGGCATTTCTTTCATCGTTGAAGCAAATTGCTGGGATTGAATCTACCTCTTTAGCTCAAGAATTCATGCCTGAATTCTTCAAGCTAGTTCTAGGGACTCTTTCACTTCCTATCAACCTTCCCAACACCAACTACGGTCGTGGATTGCAG GCAAGGAAAATTATTGTCAGCCTACTAAGGACACTAATAGAAGAGAGAAGAGCTTCAAAAGAAATCCAACACGATATGCTTGGTTACCTTATGAATGAAGAAGCAAATAGATACAAATTAACAGATGATGAGATGATTGATTTAATCATAACCATTTTGTACTCTGGATATGAAACTGTTTCCACTACTTCAATGATGGCTGTTAAATATCTTCATGATCATCCCAAAGTTCTTGAAGAACTAAGA AAAGAACACTTGGCaattagagaaaagaaaaaaccggAGGATCCTATTGATTACAACGATTACAAGGCAATGCGGTTCACTCGAGCT GTGATCCTTGAAACCTCCAGATTAGCAACAATCGTAAATGGGGTTCTAAGGAAAACAACTCAAGACATGGAAATAAATG GATACATTATTCCTAAAGGATGGAGAATATACGTATACACGAGGGAGTTGAATTATGATCCAAGGCTTTATCCTGATCCTTTTGCATTCAATCCATGGAGATGGCTG GATAAGAGCCTGGAAAACAAAAATTCGTTCTTGGTATTTGGTGGAGGTACTAGACAATGTCCTGGGAAGGAACTTGGAGTAGCAGAAATTTCTACATTTCTTCATTACTTCGTTACAAAATACAAATGGGAAGAAGTAGGAGGAGATAAACTGATGAAATTTCCAAGAGTTGAAGCACCAAATGGTCTACGGATTAGAGTTTCCACTTACTAA